The following proteins are encoded in a genomic region of Choloepus didactylus isolate mChoDid1 chromosome Y, mChoDid1.pri, whole genome shotgun sequence:
- the LOC119524232 gene encoding male-specific lethal 3 homolog, with protein sequence MPDNYPPSDQPPPPSYIYGSQHLLRLFVELPEILGKMSFSEKNLKALLKHFDLFLRFLAEYHDDFFPESAYVAACEAHYSTKNPRAIC encoded by the exons ATGCCTGACAATTACCCCCCAAGTGACCAGCCACCTCCACCCTCCTACATTTATGGGTCACAACATCTGCTGCGCTTGTTTG tcgAACTTCCAGAAATCCTTGGAAAGATGTCTTTTTCTGAGAAGAATCTAAAGGCTTTACTGAAGCACTTTGATCTCTTTCTGAG gtTTTTAGCAGAATACCATGACGACTTCTTCCCAGAGTCTGCTTATGTTGCTGCCTGTGAGGCACACTACAGCACCAAGAATCCCAGGGCAATTTGTTAA